GTTGACGAGTTGGTATCGCGATCCGATGCAGTGGTCCATTTTGCGGCCGAAAGCCACAATGACAATTCGTTGAATGATCCGGAACCGTTTATCCGGACGAACGTGATGGGTACGTTCTCGCTGCTGCAAGCTGTTCGGGCGCACAAGGTCCGGTACCACCACATCTCGACGGACGAGGTGTACGGCGATCTCGAGTTGGATGACCCGACGCGATTCACCGAGTCGACGCCGTACAACCCTTCGAGTCCGTATTCGGCGTCGAAGGCGTCGAGCGATCTGATTGTGCGGGCGTGGGTGCGTTCGTTCGGTATCGAGGCAACGATCTCCAATTGCTCCAACAATTACGGCCCGTTTCAGCATGTCGAGAAGTTCATTCCACGTCAGATCACAAATCTGATCGACGGCGTGCGTCCCCGGTTGTACGGGGAAGGTCGCAACGTTCGCGATTGGATTCACGTGGACGATCACAACCGTGCGGTGTGGGACATCCTGGAGCGGGGCAAGTCCGGTGAAACGTACCTGATTGGCGCGGATGGTGAAACGGATAACCGGACGGTGATTGCAGCTCTGCTCGAGATTTTTGGGCGCAAACCGGACGAATTCGACTTCGTCACCGACCGTCCAGGTCACGATATGCGGTACGCGATCGACCCGAGAAGAATTCAACGGGAACTGGGATGGCAGCCGCTGTACCGCAATTTCCGCAGTGGATTAGAAGCCACCGTGGAGTGGTACCGCGACAACGAACAGTGGTGGCGTCCGCAGAAAGCCGTCACCGAGGCGGGCTATTCAGCCTCGGAAGCTGTCGTGGACTGAGATCTCAGGCTTTGCTGGGATCCGGCACTCGTGAATGTTCGTGAACAAGCGCGTTGCGAAGAACCCGCGATCCGGACAGCGCAGCTACGACGCCCGCAAATACTTCACAGAGAGTGAAGAGCAGCCGCGACGCCAGGGCGAGGCCGAGCGCGACGCCGGCGTCCATGAATGGTGACAGCGCTGCGACGATGACGGCCTCGCGGACGCCGATGCCGGAGGGCACCACGAATACCAGGACGCCTGCGCACATGCCGAGGGCGAGGGCACCGATGCATTGGACGAGCCCACGAATTTCGAAGCCTGCGGAACTGGATGCGAGTAGCCACAGTTGGATTCCGTAGAGCACCCAACTCACCGCGCACCAGCCCAATGCGAGGGCAATTTTGTGCATCGTGAGCGGTTTGTGGAGTGGCGTGCGGCGGAGCAGTTTCAGTGCGAGGTTCACCAGACGCGTGAGCACCGGCGGGTACGCGCAGACGAGAGCGATCGGGACCAGGATGATCACGCCGACCGCGGCTACCGTGCTGACCTCAAACAGGGCAGGTAGGCCGAAGAGTCCAACGACCAATGCCGAAGTTGTACTCAAACCCACCGTGACCAGCACTGCGACGAAGCCCGCTGCCCGAGATACACCGGCGCGCCTGACAAGTTCCGTTTGCAGAACGAATGCCCAGACACTGCCGGGAAGGTACTTGCCGAGCTGGCCGACCAGATAAGCGCGCGCGGCGTCGAATGCCGGGATCGGTTGTTCGAGGGCGCCGAGTGCGTGTTGCCAGGCCCGCACTGCGGCACCCATACCGAGGAAGATGAACAGCGACGACGCAGCGAGCGTCCACCAGTTCAGCTCGGTGATGGTGTTCTTGACTTCGGCCCATTGGGACTTCACCGCGAAGATGATCGCGACGACGATCGCGAGGGTGACGAGAACCTTGAACCCGTTGATGAGAAGACCGCGCAGAGCGTTCGGTTGTGCAGCCGGTTCGACCGTCTGTTCGGATTCGGGTTGTTCGGATTCGGGAGAAGTACTCACGTGCCTGAAACTTCCCACCCGCTCGTCATTTCGCTGACGATACCAATCAGGATTCTCACAGCTAAACCACGAGTGGTTTGTCAGCCCGCTCGCGCCACCATGTGAATGTCCCGGAAAGTGAGTCGGGGATGGTCGGTGACGCACCGAAGCTTGCGGCAGCGTAGATCGCTGCGACTGCGTCGATGTCTTCTTCGGAGATACCCGAGCGACTCATACCGATCCGGTTGACGCCGTGCAGGGACACCGGATTGCCGAAGGCTTTGGCGAAAGGGGGAACGTCTTTGACCACCACTGTTCCCATGCCGATCATGGACCCGGATCCGATGACGCGTCGCTGGTGGGCAACGGTGTGCATCCCCAGATTGACGCCGTCGCCGACGCTGACATGCCCGGCGAGCGTCGTTCCGGATGACACAACGCACCGGTCGCCGATCTGGACGTCGTGTTCGATGCCGACGCGGTTCATCACGAAGCAGTCTTCGCCGATTTCGGTGCGTCGTTCGCTGCCTTGGTGAACGGTGGTGAGTTCACGGATTGTGGTTCGGGCGCCGATTCGGATTCCGAGGCCCGCACTCTCGGACCACGATGTGGGATGGACTGCGCCGAGGATCTCGGGTGGTGCCCCTAGCACTGTTCCCGCGCCGATCCAGCAGTCGTCGCCGATCTCGAGTGGGCCGGTCAGGACGGCGTTCGGTCCGATCGTCACACCGGTGCCGATCTGTACTTCGGCGCCGACCAGGGCGGTGGGATGGATATGGCAGTCAGGTCGTGAAGACATGCGGGTTCCGGAATCCTCTCGAAGTATCGAATTGCGTTTCGATACGCTTCGTTGGTTGTCGGGGTATTTCGTTCCGACGACAGTCGGATGAATCTATCGGAGGTAACTCAGTGATCGCGATATCCAGCATCTCGTTCGGGGAAGAAGTCGAGCGCGAGGTGCTGGACACTCTGCGA
The nucleotide sequence above comes from Rhodococcus sp. KBS0724. Encoded proteins:
- a CDS encoding DapH/DapD/GlmU-related protein codes for the protein MSSRPDCHIHPTALVGAEVQIGTGVTIGPNAVLTGPLEIGDDCWIGAGTVLGAPPEILGAVHPTSWSESAGLGIRIGARTTIRELTTVHQGSERRTEIGEDCFVMNRVGIEHDVQIGDRCVVSSGTTLAGHVSVGDGVNLGMHTVAHQRRVIGSGSMIGMGTVVVKDVPPFAKAFGNPVSLHGVNRIGMSRSGISEEDIDAVAAIYAAASFGASPTIPDSLSGTFTWWRERADKPLVV
- a CDS encoding lysylphosphatidylglycerol synthase domain-containing protein, producing MRGLLINGFKVLVTLAIVVAIIFAVKSQWAEVKNTITELNWWTLAASSLFIFLGMGAAVRAWQHALGALEQPIPAFDAARAYLVGQLGKYLPGSVWAFVLQTELVRRAGVSRAAGFVAVLVTVGLSTTSALVVGLFGLPALFEVSTVAAVGVIILVPIALVCAYPPVLTRLVNLALKLLRRTPLHKPLTMHKIALALGWCAVSWVLYGIQLWLLASSSAGFEIRGLVQCIGALALGMCAGVLVFVVPSGIGVREAVIVAALSPFMDAGVALGLALASRLLFTLCEVFAGVVAALSGSRVLRNALVHEHSRVPDPSKA
- the rfbB gene encoding dTDP-glucose 4,6-dehydratase yields the protein MRLLVTGGAGFIGANFVHQTVASHPGVEVTVVDALTYAGNRSSLIEVEDRIHFVHGDVADQALVDELVSRSDAVVHFAAESHNDNSLNDPEPFIRTNVMGTFSLLQAVRAHKVRYHHISTDEVYGDLELDDPTRFTESTPYNPSSPYSASKASSDLIVRAWVRSFGIEATISNCSNNYGPFQHVEKFIPRQITNLIDGVRPRLYGEGRNVRDWIHVDDHNRAVWDILERGKSGETYLIGADGETDNRTVIAALLEIFGRKPDEFDFVTDRPGHDMRYAIDPRRIQRELGWQPLYRNFRSGLEATVEWYRDNEQWWRPQKAVTEAGYSASEAVVD